One window from the genome of Variovorax sp. PAMC26660 encodes:
- a CDS encoding CaiB/BaiF CoA transferase family protein, with translation MTNKPAALDGIKVLDLSRVLAGPWCTQILADLGADVVKIERPGVGDDTRTWGPPFIKDANGNDTDQASYFTACNRNKRSVTIDMATPEGQALLKQMAAQADIVVENFKTGGLKQYGLDQESLRAAHPRLIYCSVTGFGHDGPYAERAGYDLMIQAMTGMMSITGRPDDVPGGGPLRVGVALTDLFTGVYASTAILAALQVRDRTGEGQHIDMALLDVGMAILANQASAFLNTGKAPQRQGNSHPSLAPYQDFQTQDGSMLLAIGNNGQFARFCEAAGHAEWAADARFATNTLRVKHREVLIPLMQEVTRTRTTAAWVTLLEDKAVPCGPINDIAQAFDDAQVKSRGLAVTLPRDAGDGIASITGVASPLRLTATPPVLRHAPPALGQHTQEVLAEMGIDAARFDALRSAGVV, from the coding sequence ATGACCAACAAGCCCGCAGCACTCGACGGCATCAAGGTCCTCGATCTGTCCCGCGTGCTCGCGGGCCCGTGGTGCACGCAGATCCTCGCGGACCTGGGCGCCGATGTCGTCAAGATCGAACGCCCCGGCGTCGGTGACGACACGCGCACCTGGGGCCCGCCGTTCATCAAGGACGCGAACGGCAACGACACCGACCAGGCCAGTTACTTCACCGCCTGCAACCGCAACAAGCGCTCGGTCACCATCGACATGGCCACGCCCGAAGGGCAGGCGCTCTTGAAGCAGATGGCGGCGCAGGCCGACATCGTGGTGGAGAACTTCAAGACCGGCGGCCTCAAGCAATACGGCCTCGACCAGGAAAGCCTGCGCGCGGCCCACCCGCGCCTCATCTACTGCAGCGTGACCGGCTTCGGCCACGACGGCCCGTATGCCGAGCGCGCGGGCTACGACCTGATGATCCAGGCCATGACCGGCATGATGAGCATCACCGGTCGCCCCGACGACGTGCCCGGCGGTGGCCCGCTGCGCGTGGGCGTGGCGCTGACCGATCTGTTCACCGGCGTCTATGCGAGCACCGCGATCCTTGCCGCGCTGCAGGTGCGCGACCGCACCGGCGAAGGCCAGCACATCGACATGGCGCTGCTCGACGTGGGCATGGCCATCCTCGCCAACCAGGCGAGCGCATTTCTCAACACCGGCAAGGCGCCGCAGCGCCAGGGCAACAGCCACCCGAGCCTGGCGCCGTACCAGGACTTCCAGACGCAAGACGGCTCGATGCTGCTGGCCATCGGCAACAACGGCCAGTTCGCGCGTTTCTGCGAAGCGGCCGGCCACGCCGAATGGGCCGCCGACGCGCGCTTTGCAACCAACACGCTGCGCGTGAAGCACCGCGAAGTGCTGATCCCCCTGATGCAGGAGGTCACGCGCACGCGCACCACCGCCGCATGGGTCACGCTGCTCGAAGACAAGGCCGTGCCCTGCGGTCCCATCAACGACATCGCGCAGGCCTTCGACGATGCGCAGGTCAAGTCGCGCGGCTTGGCGGTGACGCTGCCGCGCGATGCGGGTGATGGCATTGCCAGCATCACCGGCGTGGCGAGCCCGCTGCGCCTGACGGCCACGCCACCGGTGTTGCGCCATGCACCGCCGGCCCTCGGCCAGCACACGCAAGAGGTGTTGGCGGAAATGGGCATCGACGCCGCACGCTTCGACGCCCTGCGTTCGGCCGGCGTGGTCTGA
- a CDS encoding VOC family protein — protein sequence MTSPMRPPFLVLRIDHVVLRVKDIERAIAFYRDVLGCEVEKRRDDLGLVHLRAGSSLIDLVTPDGPLGKQGGALAGAEGRNVDHLCLRIEPFDEAALRTLMAQHGVPVHGEVQNNFGAEGNGPSMYITDPDGNSVELKGPAG from the coding sequence ATGACAAGCCCGATGCGCCCGCCGTTCTTGGTGTTGCGCATCGACCATGTCGTGCTGCGCGTGAAGGACATCGAACGCGCGATCGCCTTCTACCGCGACGTGCTGGGCTGCGAAGTCGAGAAGCGCCGCGATGACCTGGGGCTCGTGCACCTGCGTGCGGGGTCGAGCCTGATCGACCTTGTCACGCCCGATGGGCCGCTGGGAAAGCAGGGCGGCGCATTGGCAGGTGCAGAAGGCCGCAATGTCGATCACCTTTGCCTGCGCATCGAGCCTTTCGACGAGGCGGCGCTTCGTACGCTGATGGCGCAGCACGGCGTGCCGGTGCATGGCGAGGTGCAGAACAACTTCGGCGCCGAAGGCAATGGCCCTTCGATGTACATCACCGATCCGGACGGCAACAGCGTCGAGCTCAAAGGGCCGGCTGGCTGA
- a CDS encoding dihydrofolate reductase family protein → MSSKVFFDVGISLDGYMAGPNAGPDNPMGDGASAMHGWVFQTATFREILGIPGGEQDTSDDALVKRVFARAGAYVLGRRMFDEGEVSWPENAPFRAPVYVLTHSPREPWVRQGGTTFHFVTDGIESALAQAKAAAGGKDVRISGGVHTIRQYIKAGLLDECTIHVAPVLLGAGLRLLDQLAPNVLKLETVSATSSKLVTHLDYRFVR, encoded by the coding sequence ATGAGCAGCAAGGTCTTCTTCGACGTCGGCATCTCGCTCGACGGCTACATGGCCGGCCCGAATGCCGGCCCGGACAACCCGATGGGTGATGGCGCCTCGGCGATGCACGGCTGGGTTTTCCAGACCGCCACCTTCCGCGAAATCCTCGGCATCCCCGGCGGCGAACAAGACACGTCCGACGATGCCCTGGTCAAGCGCGTGTTCGCGCGTGCCGGTGCCTATGTGCTGGGGCGCCGCATGTTCGACGAGGGCGAGGTCAGCTGGCCCGAGAACGCGCCGTTCCGTGCGCCCGTCTACGTGCTCACGCATTCGCCACGCGAACCGTGGGTGCGGCAGGGCGGCACCACCTTTCACTTCGTGACCGACGGCATCGAGAGTGCGCTGGCACAGGCCAAGGCCGCAGCAGGTGGGAAGGACGTGCGCATCTCGGGCGGCGTCCACACCATCCGTCAGTACATCAAGGCTGGGCTGCTCGACGAATGCACGATCCATGTCGCACCTGTCTTGCTCGGTGCCGGCTTGCGGCTGCTGGACCAGTTGGCGCCGAATGTGCTGAAGCTCGAGACGGTGAGCGCCACCAGCTCGAAGCTGGTGACGCACCTCGATTACCGCTTCGTGAGGTAG
- a CDS encoding CopD family protein — protein sequence MSYVIPLFVHLLCATFWVGGMATMHFAVRPAAVATLEPPFRLRMMTATLRRFFVGVDASVTLLFLSGVGMIMATGGFRSVHWRVEAMMSIAIVMAAIYVYIRASVFRALRRAVEESAWPKAASLLNTVRQLVGMNLVLGVVVFGVAIIGRAG from the coding sequence ATGTCCTACGTCATTCCGCTTTTCGTTCACCTGCTCTGCGCCACCTTCTGGGTCGGCGGCATGGCGACCATGCATTTCGCGGTGCGCCCCGCCGCCGTCGCCACGCTGGAGCCGCCCTTTCGCCTGCGCATGATGACCGCGACGCTGCGGCGCTTCTTCGTCGGCGTGGACGCATCCGTCACGCTGCTGTTCCTGAGCGGCGTGGGGATGATCATGGCGACTGGCGGCTTCCGCTCGGTGCACTGGCGCGTCGAGGCGATGATGAGCATCGCGATCGTGATGGCCGCCATCTATGTCTACATCCGCGCCTCGGTGTTCCGGGCGCTGCGGCGCGCGGTGGAAGAAAGCGCGTGGCCCAAGGCGGCCTCGCTGCTGAACACGGTGCGCCAACTGGTCGGCATGAACCTCGTGCTGGGCGTGGTGGTGTTCGGGGTGGCGATCATCGGACGGGCCGGCTGA